The region CTTAGAGAAACCTATTCCAAAACAAAAAATGCTATTCGCACATGAGCAATTCAAACTGTGAATATAGCCTAATATATTTAATCACAATGATTTACAATCAGTTCAAAATCAAGGTCTGATACTTTTATGAGTTCGACTGGCACTTTTGAAGAATCTGCCGGGCGAGTGCTTTAAACGTCTCAGCCACACCAATCCCTTTGAAAGCCACAGCTTCAAAAACCGGCTCGTTTTTGCATCTCAATCTGGCAGTCAGTTCTTCAACTGAAAGGCTCCCGGGGATGTCACGTTTGTTGAGTTGCAACACGTAGGGCAACGTCTGGAAATCAATCCCAAGCGCCAGAAGGTTTTCTTTCAATAACTTGAGAACTTCAAGATTGGCGTACATCCGTTCAGGCTGGCTATCAGCCACAAAAATCACACCATCAACATTTTCCAGGATCATCTTTTGATTGGAAGGGCAACAAACAGCTCCAGGCGTGGTGTAAAAATGGAAATGAAGGGTGTATCCATTTGGGGTTTTGAACATTCCTGCCGGGAAATGAAAGGTTAGTTCGCTGGCAATATCTGTTTCGTGAGTAACCAGTTTACTGCGGAATTCTGGCCTCACAGAATTGTACAGAGACAACACATTGGACACTTTCCCAGCCAGCCCAGGACCGTAATAAACAACCTTGCAATGCAATTCCTTTTTTTGGTGATCAACTGCCAGCATAACTGATCTTTTGAAGGCTCATTTCAGGCATCGAAATCATAGAAACCGTAGCCCCAGATCAATGAGTCGTGTGGTGTTTCTGGAGGAACTGCTGGGCAATCGCACGAAATGCCTCGACCACGCCAATTCCCTGATCCGCAATGGCTTCAATCACGGGTTCGTTTTTGCATCGCAGTTTGACTGTCAGATCTTCAACTGGAAGGGCCTCTGGAAGATCCCGTTTGTTGAGTTGCAACACAAATGGCAATACCTGAAAATCAACTTCCAGAGCGTGCAGGTTTTCTTTGAGGTCCTGCAACAACTCAATACTGGCATTCAGCCGCCGTGGGTGACTATCCACCACAAAGATCACACCATCAACATTTCCCAGAATTTGTTTTCGGAACTGCCGGATTTGAAATGACCCAGGCACAGTGAAAAGGTGAAAGTACAAAACATATTCATTCAGGGCTTTGAATTTTCCGGCTGGAAACGAAAAGGTCAACTCCCGACTCTCATCGGTTTCGTGGGTGACAAACTCACTTCGAATCCCTGAATTGATGGTGTCATAAAGATACCGCATATTGGTCGTCTTTCCGGCCAGCCCAGGGCCGTAATAGACAATCTTGCAATGTAGTTCCTTCTTTTGATGATCAACCACCGGCATAGAGTGACCTTTCGTCTAGTTAGGGCTGAGGGCTGAAGAAGATGGGTTGAAGAATTGGTTTTATTTCATCCCTCATCCTTCATCCCTCATCCCTTCCTTTGCTCCGAGCTTGCGAGTCTTCAGCCCTCAGCCCTCAGCCCTATTTGACCGTGATTTCCTGGCTCGTCCCAACCCCGGTATTGCCAGCCGAATCGCGGGCAATAATCAAAACGCGCCCGGTCTTTGTTTTTGGAACTGACGCTGGAACCGTCCAGACAAAGTTTTGAGTGCCGCCATCAAGTCCCGAAATGACCACCGTGTCAAAAGTCGAGCCATCGGTGGCAAACCGCAGGTCATGCGACATCACCCCGGTGTCATCCGCCGAACGCCAGTTTATGCCAATGGTCGCGTCTTTCTTACGGACCACTTTTTTCCGCGAAAGCGTCACGTTTGACACGGTTGGCTCAGTGTCATCAGCGCCCAGCACGGTCACAGTAAACGATGTCTGGGCTGAAAGCCCGGTCGGATCAACCACCTGCACCGTCACTCGCCCGCCTTCAGTGGCAGTCGCGGGTGGTGCAATTCGCAGTTCACCGAGGCCGTTTCCATTGTCAATCAGTGCGACAAAGTCGGGCGATTCAAACAAGTTTAATCGCAAACCACCTGTGCCATTTGGATCAAAGGCTCTGACTTCAACCACTTGCAGGTCTCCGGCACGCACGGTTTGATCTTCGATCAAGGCCAGTGTTGGGGATCCAGCCGGTGGAGGCTCATAATTCGCACCGTTTTTAATCACTCGAATGGATTTGTTCTCGCGATCAGCCAGATATACATTGCCAGTCTGATCAATCACAATCGCATAGGGATTATTGAGTGAGGCTGCCACGGCTGGTTCGCCATCGCCGCTGTAGGCTTCGCTGCCGTTGCCAGCAATCGTCGAAATCATTCCGGTTTGGGCATCAATGCGTCGGATGCGGTGGCTAAAGAGGTCTGCGACATAGAGGTTCCCCGTGGCATCACTGACGACAAAGGCCGGGGTCATTCCAGCTTGTGTCGCCGGGCCGCCGTCGCCGGAAAAGTCTCCATCGCCAGGTTTTCCGGCAATTGTGGAAATGATACCTGTTTGGACACTCACCCGGCGAACCACCCGGCTGCCAGCATCACAAATCAACAGGTTGCCGCTTTGATCAAAGGCTACACTTTGTGGGAAATTGAGCGTTGCCGAACGGGCCGGGCCACCATCGCCAGTAAAATTGCGGACACCAGTTCCAGCGACGGTTGAAATCCGGCCTGAACTGGTTTCCACCATGCGGATGCGATGGTTGCCGGTGTCGGCAATAAAGAGGTTTCCGTTCCGATCAAAAGCCACCCCAGACGGATTAAACAACGCCGCACTGGTTGCCGGTCCGCCGTCACCACTAAAACTTTCAGTTCCATTTCCAGCAAAAGTCGAAATGATGCCGGTTTGGAGGTCAATCCGGCGGATGCGATTATTGAACGTGTCGGCAAAATAGAGATTTCCCTGCCCATCGAGCGCCTGTCCACGCGGAGAACTCAGTCCCGCCGAAGTCGCCGGACCGCCATCACCGTGGCTTCCAGGGTTTCCAGTTCCGGCAATGATATTGATAATGCCGGTTCGTCCGTCTACCCGATGAATGTAATGAAATGGTTCATCCGAAATGTAGATATTGCCCTGGGCATCCAGCGAAAAACCGCCGATAAACGACAATCCAGCATTGGTCGCCAGCCCGCCACTGCCGCCAAATTTGGTCTTCCCGGTTCCGGCCACAGTGGTGATGGTCCGGGTTTGGGCATCAACTCGACGAATGCGATGGTTGGTATCAGAAATCAGCAGATTGCCAAACCCGTCAAACGCCACGCCCGATGGCTGCATTCCGGCACCGGTTGCAGCGGCACCATCTCCGCTAAATCGTGGGTCCCCAGTTCCAGCCACTGTGGTAATGATGCCTGATTGCCGATCAATGCGACGAACCCGGAAGTTGAGCCCATCGGCAATATGCAGATTCCCGGCTGGATCAATTGCCATTCCACCACCAACTTCCAGATTGAAACTGGCACTGGTCGCTGGTCCGCCATCACCGCTAAATCCCCGCACGCCGTTTCCAGCAATAGTTGAAATGATGCCGGTTTGGGCATCAATGCGCCGGATGCGGTGGTTTCGCGAGTCATTGATAAAGAGATTCCCGTCTCGATCAAACACAATGCCATGCGGAGCAAATAAAACTGCCCCCGCAGCCGGGCCACCATCTCCACTCAATCCTGGTGTCCCGTTCCCGGTAATTGTTGAAATGATTCCGGTTTGGGCATTGATCCGGCGAATGCGATTTGATGAAGGGTCAGAAAAAACGACGTTCCCTTGCGGATCAATCGCGGCTGTAGCGCCAAAAACCAGCCCCAGACTGGCCTGAGTTGCCAGGATTCCATCCGGGGAAAAAGCAAACCCTCCATTTCCAGCAATTGTCTGAATCACACCAGTCCGGGCGTCAACTCGACGCAGACGGTTGTTGATCAAATCAACCAGATACAAATTCCCTTCCCCGTCAAACGTGGCGGAAGTTGGCCCGACTCCGGCACTGACCGCCAGGTTGCCGTCTCCAACAAAGGTAAACCGCCCATTTCCAGCGACAGTCGTAATCACATTGGTATTGGCATCAATCCGGCGCAGGCGAGCATTGAGGTAATCGGATACATAGATATTTCCACCCACATCCACCGTCACGTCATTGGCCGTCAACCCAACTGACACACCAGTTGCCACATCACCATCCCCAACGTAGGGAATTCCACCCGCTACGGTTGTGATTTCGCCATCAGCCAGCGCATCCAGTCTTTTTGAAAGTGTCAAAATTCGTTCCTGATCCACGCCGCCACGAGTCTGGATGGTCAGGTTGCGGTTTCCAGGAATGTTTTGTTTCGGCACGCGAACTCGAATCTGGGTCGCGCTCTCAACCTCAAAATCAGTGACTTCGGCATCGCCAATGATAATGCGCGATTCCGGAGCGAAATTCTTGCCAGTGATGGTGACTTCCTCACCGCCTTCGAGCCGAACCTGATTGGGTGAAAGGTTGAGAATTTCCGGTGCGCCAACCGTGACCACTTTCACGGCTTCGGCTTCGGTGGTGGCTTCGGTGTCGAGAACAAAACTCTCCGTTCCGCGCACAACAACGCTTGCAGCCTGCTCGAAACTTCCATCCTGTGCCAGTTGAACAACTTCCGGGAGTTTATTATTTGGCCGTGTGACGACAAAGGCACCATCCTGGTCAACGACATAAATATTGCCGGCGGCATCAATGCTCACCGATTGCGGCGCGTTAAACGTGATGTCGTCTCCGGGTTGAGCCTGCTTCAAAAACCGGGTTCCAGGTTCGAAAGCCGGGTTTTTGAGAATTTGAGCGCCGAGATGGGGTTCAAAAATGGGTGAACCTTTGGCGCTCGAAGCCCTGCCCAGCGTAGCCACCTGTCCATCGCGGGAAATTAGCCGCACCACGTTATTGCCTTCATCCGCAATCGCCAGGATGCGGCCATCGGTGCTCAAGGCGCCGCCGCGCGGACGGGTAAAACGGGCCGTGCGTCCACGTCCGTCAGCTTTTCCGGATGCTCCAGGTTCGCCAGCCAGCAAACGGACTTCACGTCGCGCCAGATCAGCATAATAAATGGCATGGTTTTCGGTGTCGGTAATGAAGAGGTTTCCACCGGTATCAGCCACGACACCACGCGGTCCACGAAATGTAGCCCGGTCAAACGGCGTGACATCCCCCGTCATCATTCCCGGTGAATTACTTCCCAAAACGGTCGTCACCTGATCGTTGAAATCAATTTTGCGGATTTTGTGGTTGGCGGTATCGGCGACATAGACGCCACCACGAGCGCTGTTATCCACGGTCACTGCCGTCGGAGCATTAAATCGGGCACTCAATCGCTGGCCGTCCGCTGTTCCAGTTTCACCTCGTTGACCGGCAAAAATGGTGGCGGCTTCAGCAAAGCTGCCTTTGCGTAAGATGATGCTTCCGGTTGGGTCGCTGATGTAGATGCGTCCGCCAGTGTCGGTTTTGGTATCGCCGGGAACTTTGGCGCCATTGCCGTTTCGAACACGGGCCACAACCACAAAGGTTGAAAAGCTTTCACTGCCCAACCGAGCCGTGATAGTGGCAAATCCCTGTTTGACACCACGCACCAGACCGGTTTGGGCATCAACCGTGGCAATGTCAGGGCTTCCAGATTCCCAGGTTACACTGGTGAGCGGCTGGTCACTGGCATCCACCGCAGTGAGAGTCAGTTGTTTGGTTTCATTGACCACCGGATTGCGCTCGCGAATGCGAATGGTGGCTTGCTGTCTGGCAGGAGTCCGACCAGCACCGGGAAAAGCTCGTGATGTGAAATCAGCACTGGTGCGAACCAGGAACAGGGATTGAAATACGAGGGTCAGAATCAGACTGAAATAGAGAATTCTCAAAGAGGATCGGCGCATATAAAACCTCTAACATCATAAGTTTAGGGCGGGGCAATAGAGACCGACAAAATAAGAAGAACCGTAAAAGAAGCTCAATCAGGATCAGACACGGAACTCTGTTTCAAAAGGCAGGTTCCGCACCTGGAGATGTCGAAAAATCGAAATAAAAAAGTGTAATTGTTTTAAAGAAAATGCCGGGCCAGAATAGCGGAGCCAGAATCTGATGTGAACCTATTTTTTGAAAGCAGTGAAAGCAAATGATTGGAAAATCCTCAGAACTCATTTTCACCACAGAGAACACAGAGGACCACAGAGGGTTTGACTGATTGAATTCCTCCGTGTTCCTCTGTGTCCTCTGTGGTGAGCTTATTTGTCCAGTACCTGTTTGGGATTACAACGGCAACACAAATGTATTTGAAGTCACCCCATTGGCAGTAACCACGATCTGATTGTTTCCCTTCACCAGTTTCAGCTTTTTCTGGTTGCCTTTCAGTGTCAGGATCGTGTCGGTTTGAGTTTTGAGAAACCGACTGACATCCGTTCCATTGATAATGACTCTGGCGCCGGTTGAACCAAACCCGCTCCCGGTAATCGTCAAGTTTGGCTTTGTATAGGTCGCGTTTGAAATCGCGATGGAAGGTGCGGCCACGCCGACACCTTTGAGAACTCGAATCACATTGGCTTCCACATCGGCAAAATACAAATTCCCTTCCCGGTCAAAAGCGAGACTTCGCACATCCTGGATTTGCGCCGCCGTTCCGGGTCTGCCGTCTCCGCTGTAACCGGGAGACTGAAAGATCCCAGCCAGTGTGGTGATGATTCCGGTTCGGGCATCAATCCGACGAATTCGATCCTGACCCGCGACAAAAATGTTTCCGGCAGCATCCAGAGCCAGATCCCAGGGTAACAATCCAACCTGGGTGGCCAGGACATTTTCACCGAAGTCGTCGTTCCCTCCACCAGCAATCGTCGAGATGGTGCCAGACTGGGCCGCCACCCGCCGAATCCTGAAATTCAAAGTATCAGCAATCAACAAATTGCCTGCCGCATCAGTTCTCACAGCCGAGGGCAAGTTCAGGCGGGCACTGGTCGCGGGGCCTCCGTCACCACTGAAAGCACCATTATCAAAACCAGTCGGGCCGCTTCCAGCAACCGTCGTAATGATTCCATTCTGAACATTTACCCGACGAATGCGATGCGAAGTCAATTCGGTAATCAAGAGATTTCCGGCAGCATCCAGATGAACGCCAACCGGGTCAAAGACTTGAGCCTGGGTTGCTGGGCCACCGTCGCCAAGGCCGTTTTCACCTCCGCCCGCCACGGTGGTCACCCGTCCGTTGGTGACACGCCAGACACGACCACCCTCCCGGAGCGTCAGGTAGAGATTTGAACCTGTTGGATCAACGGCAATTCCAAGACAATTCAGCACGCTCGACTCAAGTGCCAGGTCACCGTCTTCACCGCCACCGAAGGTATCTCCATTTCCAGCAATAGATTGAATAATGCCAGTGGTGGCATCTACTCGACGGACATAGCCATTCCCCTGGTCTGAAATGAACAAATTTCCATTTTGATCAAGTGTCACGGCCCTCGGAATGTAGAGCCCGGCTCGATTTGCCAGACCACCATCGCCCTGGAAGGTCTGCCGACCGCTGCCGGCAACCGTGTTAATTGTGCTGGTTTGGGCATCTACGCGCCGGACACGATCACTGCCGACATCCGTCAAAAACAGGTTTCCGGCACCATCAATCGCCACGCCGGTAACATCAGCGATTTCCGCCTGAGTCGCCGGACCGCCGTCACCGACAAAACCGGATCCACCATTTCCCGCAACAGTATCAATAATCAACGAGTTTGCATTGATCCGCCGCACCCGGCTATTGAAAAAGTCAGCGATAAACAGGTTCCCGACGGCATCAAGCGCCAGCGCGGTTGGTAAACCCAGGCTCGCAACTGTCGCCAGGCCACCATCACCACGAAATAGCCCCTGGTTAAAGTCTCCGTCCGCGCCATCACCAGCATAAGTTGTGATTCGTCCCTGTGTATCCACTCGACGAATGCGATGATTAAAACCGTCGGCAATAAACAAATTCCCGCTCGCGTCTAGTGCCAGCCCCAGGGGGCTATTCAATCTGGCCTGGGTCGCCGCACCACCATCACCGCTAAACCCTTGAGTCCCAGTTCCAGCAATTGTTGTCAGGATGCCAGTTTGGGCATCAACTCGTTGGACCAGATGGTTTCCGAAATCGGAAAACAGAACATTTCCTTCCGAATCGGCAATCACAAAAACTGGCATAAACAAATCGGCTTCGGTTGCCAGCCCACCATCACCTCCCGTGCCGCCGCCAGCAATCGTCGAAATGATACCGGTTTGCAGATCAACCCGCCGGATGCGTTCGTTGCCGGTGTCGGCAATCAATAAATTTCCAGCACTATCGAGCGCCACACAATTGGGGTTGTTTAAAGCTGCCCGAATTGCCAGATCGTTGTCGCCGCTAAAACCTCGCAATCCCGTTCCAGCAATCGTGGTGATAATCCCGGATTGATCAACCCGGCGGATGCGATGGTTGCGATGGTCTGCAATGTAAAAATTGCCAGCCCCATCAATCGCCACATTGCCTCCAGGCTGGCTTTCAACGGCGCCAAAATTGAACCCGGCACTCAAGGCGGATCCACCATCCCCAAAAAACTGTACCCCTCCGGCAACCGTGGTGATTTCGCCAGGTTTTAGTTCTGAAAGTGGTTTCGCAACTATCGAAAACACCCGTTGCGCCACACCACCACGGGTTTGAACCGAGAGCGTTCGCAAACCAGGAACTGTCTGGGCTGGAACGCGAAACCGAATCTGCGTTGCACTTTCAACCGTTGTGTCCTGGGCCACGGCATCACCCAGCACCACCTGACTTTCCGGTGCAAAGTTGCGGCCTGAAATCACAACCTCGGCACCACCTTCAAGCCGATCACTATCCTGGCTCAAGCTGGAAATCTCCGGAACGCCAAGCGTCACGACTTTCACGGCTTCGGCTTCGCTGGTG is a window of Acidobacteriota bacterium DNA encoding:
- a CDS encoding GTPase domain-containing protein codes for the protein MLAVDHQKKELHCKVVYYGPGLAGKVSNVLSLYNSVRPEFRSKLVTHETDIASELTFHFPAGMFKTPNGYTLHFHFYTTPGAVCCPSNQKMILENVDGVIFVADSQPERMYANLEVLKLLKENLLALGIDFQTLPYVLQLNKRDIPGSLSVEELTARLRCKNEPVFEAVAFKGIGVAETFKALARQILQKCQSNS
- a CDS encoding GTPase domain-containing protein, which produces MPVVDHQKKELHCKIVYYGPGLAGKTTNMRYLYDTINSGIRSEFVTHETDESRELTFSFPAGKFKALNEYVLYFHLFTVPGSFQIRQFRKQILGNVDGVIFVVDSHPRRLNASIELLQDLKENLHALEVDFQVLPFVLQLNKRDLPEALPVEDLTVKLRCKNEPVIEAIADQGIGVVEAFRAIAQQFLQKHHTTH
- a CDS encoding IPT/TIG domain-containing protein, with amino-acid sequence MRRSSLRILYFSLILTLVFQSLFLVRTSADFTSRAFPGAGRTPARQQATIRIRERNPVVNETKQLTLTAVDASDQPLTSVTWESGSPDIATVDAQTGLVRGVKQGFATITARLGSESFSTFVVVARVRNGNGAKVPGDTKTDTGGRIYISDPTGSIILRKGSFAEAATIFAGQRGETGTADGQRLSARFNAPTAVTVDNSARGGVYVADTANHKIRKIDFNDQVTTVLGSNSPGMMTGDVTPFDRATFRGPRGVVADTGGNLFITDTENHAIYYADLARREVRLLAGEPGASGKADGRGRTARFTRPRGGALSTDGRILAIADEGNNVVRLISRDGQVATLGRASSAKGSPIFEPHLGAQILKNPAFEPGTRFLKQAQPGDDITFNAPQSVSIDAAGNIYVVDQDGAFVVTRPNNKLPEVVQLAQDGSFEQAASVVVRGTESFVLDTEATTEAEAVKVVTVGAPEILNLSPNQVRLEGGEEVTITGKNFAPESRIIIGDAEVTDFEVESATQIRVRVPKQNIPGNRNLTIQTRGGVDQERILTLSKRLDALADGEITTVAGGIPYVGDGDVATGVSVGLTANDVTVDVGGNIYVSDYLNARLRRIDANTNVITTVAGNGRFTFVGDGNLAVSAGVGPTSATFDGEGNLYLVDLINNRLRRVDARTGVIQTIAGNGGFAFSPDGILATQASLGLVFGATAAIDPQGNVVFSDPSSNRIRRINAQTGIISTITGNGTPGLSGDGGPAAGAVLFAPHGIVFDRDGNLFINDSRNHRIRRIDAQTGIISTIAGNGVRGFSGDGGPATSASFNLEVGGGMAIDPAGNLHIADGLNFRVRRIDRQSGIITTVAGTGDPRFSGDGAAATGAGMQPSGVAFDGFGNLLISDTNHRIRRVDAQTRTITTVAGTGKTKFGGSGGLATNAGLSFIGGFSLDAQGNIYISDEPFHYIHRVDGRTGIINIIAGTGNPGSHGDGGPATSAGLSSPRGQALDGQGNLYFADTFNNRIRRIDLQTGIISTFAGNGTESFSGDGGPATSAALFNPSGVAFDRNGNLFIADTGNHRIRMVETSSGRISTVAGTGVRNFTGDGGPARSATLNFPQSVAFDQSGNLLICDAGSRVVRRVSVQTGIISTIAGKPGDGDFSGDGGPATQAGMTPAFVVSDATGNLYVADLFSHRIRRIDAQTGMISTIAGNGSEAYSGDGEPAVAASLNNPYAIVIDQTGNVYLADRENKSIRVIKNGANYEPPPAGSPTLALIEDQTVRAGDLQVVEVRAFDPNGTGGLRLNLFESPDFVALIDNGNGLGELRIAPPATATEGGRVTVQVVDPTGLSAQTSFTVTVLGADDTEPTVSNVTLSRKKVVRKKDATIGINWRSADDTGVMSHDLRFATDGSTFDTVVISGLDGGTQNFVWTVPASVPKTKTGRVLIIARDSAGNTGVGTSQEITVK
- a CDS encoding IPT/TIG domain-containing protein, which encodes MRLSPIRVFHLSLIFVFTFQSIGPLVVSARSISKTSPARNTGSPPTRQSSTIRIRENNPIINENNQLTLTAVDANGQPITGVTWESGSPEVASVDPQTGVVRGVLRGYATVTARRGSETFSVFVTVVRVQSGNGAKVPGDTKTDTGGRIYISDPNGSIILRKDGFTSPATVFAGQRGQNGRVDGPRLTAQFNTPTAVAVDNNVQGGVYIADTANHAIRKIGFDDRVLTTLGNGSPGLMTTDQTPLEAAVFRAPRGVASDTGGNLFIADTENHAIFYVDFARQAVRLLAGTPGQSGKTDGRGRAARFNRPTGIVLSTDGRFICVADQGNNRVRLITRDGQVATLGRNSTAKGSLLFPGQYAPSTVKQVFDGDELVFDTPQSVGIDGLENIYVVDKTGVQVVIRPAGQSPQVAQLAQTGTFQSAASVVVRGNESFVLDTSATSEAEAVKVVTLGVPEISSLSQDSDRLEGGAEVVISGRNFAPESQVVLGDAVAQDTTVESATQIRFRVPAQTVPGLRTLSVQTRGGVAQRVFSIVAKPLSELKPGEITTVAGGVQFFGDGGSALSAGFNFGAVESQPGGNVAIDGAGNFYIADHRNHRIRRVDQSGIITTIAGTGLRGFSGDNDLAIRAALNNPNCVALDSAGNLLIADTGNERIRRVDLQTGIISTIAGGGTGGDGGLATEADLFMPVFVIADSEGNVLFSDFGNHLVQRVDAQTGILTTIAGTGTQGFSGDGGAATQARLNSPLGLALDASGNLFIADGFNHRIRRVDTQGRITTYAGDGADGDFNQGLFRGDGGLATVASLGLPTALALDAVGNLFIADFFNSRVRRINANSLIIDTVAGNGGSGFVGDGGPATQAEIADVTGVAIDGAGNLFLTDVGSDRVRRVDAQTSTINTVAGSGRQTFQGDGGLANRAGLYIPRAVTLDQNGNLFISDQGNGYVRRVDATTGIIQSIAGNGDTFGGGEDGDLALESSVLNCLGIAVDPTGSNLYLTLREGGRVWRVTNGRVTTVAGGGENGLGDGGPATQAQVFDPVGVHLDAAGNLLITELTSHRIRRVNVQNGIITTVAGSGPTGFDNGAFSGDGGPATSARLNLPSAVRTDAAGNLLIADTLNFRIRRVAAQSGTISTIAGGGNDDFGENVLATQVGLLPWDLALDAAGNIFVAGQDRIRRIDARTGIITTLAGIFQSPGYSGDGRPGTAAQIQDVRSLAFDREGNLYFADVEANVIRVLKGVGVAAPSIAISNATYTKPNLTITGSGFGSTGARVIINGTDVSRFLKTQTDTILTLKGNQKKLKLVKGNNQIVVTANGVTSNTFVLPL